GGAAAAAGGCTTTCACTTGTACACCAACAATGGTGCGGCCTATTTCAATGGGCGCACCAGTGTTGGTTTGTATATGTCCTCGGGAGCCTCACGCACGCGCGTTGACGATGGGCGTTGGCATCATTTAGCAGGAGTATGTAACATCAATTCCTGGCAAATCTATGTAGATGGAGTACTGGAAAACAGTGCCACCTATCCTTTCTCCCGAGCAGACCTGACTACAAGTTCAGCCCTAGCTATTGGCGAGTATATTGTACAGGCAGAAAACCTGTTTTTAGGCGACATTGACGAAATCCGGGTGTGGCGCACGGCCTTGACTGAAGACCAGATCCGGACCAATATGTGCCGCAAGATTTCGCCTGTACCTGCTGAGCTAGTGGCCTATTATAACTTCGATCAGACCTCCGGCACCATAGCGGTTGACAAAGGGAGTGTGCCTGTCAACGGTACGCTAAGCAACTTTACTGGCGCTGCACTCTGGCAACCATCCGGAGCCGCCATTGGAGATGCCAGCACCTTTGCTTACGGAACCGACTTGCGGACGACACGTCTCCGCATAAAAGCGACCAACGGCGACTCGGCCATCGTCAACAATATTAGAACCCAAACGGATGGCGTACAGCTGTATGTTGTAAATCAGGAGCCTTCCATTAAGCCTGCTGCAGGAACTAGTGCGGCTGTGTACTTTGGGGTGTTCAGTCGAGGACTTACTGGTGCCTATGATTTTCGGCTTCGTCCTGTGGGCGGTTTGGGTTGTTCAGGTCTCTCTGTGCGGCCTGCTAATGATGGTATTTGGTCAACTCTAACTACAACGACCTCAACTTCGACTTCAGTGCTTGCCACGCAGCAGACCTACCGAGCTGAGTATATGCAGACGGGAATTGTGCTTAACGTACCCGTAGTTGCTATTAGCGGCGACTCTGTAATATGCCTTAACAGCAATACGCAACTCACTGCCGCTGCCGCCGGAGCTCAATCCTACCGCTGGAGCAACGGTGCTACTACCCCCACTATTAGCGTATCACAACCGGGTATTTATACCGTAACAGCAACCTTTGCCGCCGGCTGCACCACTACGCGCAGTCGGCAGGTGGCATTGCGCGCATCCAGTCCAGTGCCTGCTTTTGCTTTGGGCCCTGATACTACCGTATGCGAGGGTACTCCTTTGCTATTGCGAGCGCCAGTAGGTAATGCGTATTCCTACTTATGGTCGGATGGCTCGACGGGCAGCACGCTTCTAGCCCGCCAGGGCGGCACGTATAGCGTAACAGTGCGTAGTGGTTGCAACACCCAAACAGCCAGCAGAACGCTGACCGCTCAACTCTGCGTGCCCAACATTATCACGCCTAACAAAGACGGTCGCAACGATGCCTTCGTAGTTGCTTCTTATACCGTAGGCGAATGGTCGTTGGCAATTTATAACCGTTGGGGCAAGGAAGTGTATCAAACAGAGCGTTACCTCAACGACTGGGGCACCAGTGCTGCGCCAGGCGTTTATTACTATATGCTGCGCCGCAGCAGCACCAACAGCGCCATTAAAGGGTGGCTGGAAGTGGTTCGCTAAAAAATGCCTAATGCAGTAGCCATCAGCTCCAACTCGTATTTTCGTGCTGATGCCTGCTTCTCCTTCTGCCCTTTTACCCCCATAGTCAGTCGAGCGCTTTCACAAGAAGTCAGGCTGGCTTATGTTCTGCATCACTTCAGGCAGGCCTATTTGGTAGTCCCGGAACTGACAATTGGCTACTCAGATATGCAGCCGCAGCTCGAAATAGCAGACCAAGCAGATGGCTTTTTTCAGCGGCAGCAACCATTTCCACCAGCACCAACCTGGCGCGAGTGGCAGGGTAAGCGTATTGCCTTCTTTTTCGATACTAAGCCAGAGCACCCACTGTTGGAGCTTCTGCCCGGCGGTCGGGCTATCATCCATGCCGATATAATTTCGGCCGCCTTTTATCTGCTCAGCGGCTGGCAGGAGTATTTTTCTGAGGAGCGCGACCAGCACGGACGGTTTCCCTACGCAATCAGCGTCCAGCAGCAGTACGGATTTGTGGCGGTACCGGTAGTCAACTACTACTTCGATGTATTGCGCACAGCGGTAGAGTATATTACTGGCCAAAGGTTGCAGCTGCGCGGCTGGGGGTCAAATCAGGCACCATTCGCGACGTTTATAACCCACGACATCGATAACTGCCTCAGCGCCTGGAAGAGCGAGGGCAAAGCGGCCCTACATAAAGGGCAGTTGGCCTTATTCGGGCGCTTATTGTGGCGGCGGCTACGAGGGCAGGACGACTGGAATAACCTGGAAGAAGTGCAGGCCGAAACCGAGCGCTGGGGGGCAAAATCCACGTTCTTTTTTCTTGGTAATCCAGACCGCGCCGCCAACGGCATCCGCAATGCAGACTACGATCTGACCACGCCACACTTCCAAAAACGCATTCAACGCCTAGCTCAGAACGGTGCTGAAATAGCCGTGCATGGCAGCCTCGGGACGTCTCAAAATGCCCCCCAGCTCCGACAAGAGAAGGAAAAGCTCCCGGTAGCAGCACTGGGCAACCGTTTTCACTACCTCAGTTGGGAGCCGCGCCAGTCGCCGCACACTGTAGCAGCGGCCGGGTTTGCCTACGATTCTACGCTAGGATTTGCGGAGCATTATGGCTTTCGACATTCTTACTGCTTACCGTTTTATCCCTTCAATTTCGAGGTGGGCAAAGCGTTTGAATTTCTGGAAATCCCGCTCCATGTGATGGATGCCACCTTACATCATCCTAACTATCTGCAACTGGCCCCGCACGAAATTCTGCCGGCTCTGGTGCCCATGTTTCAGGAAATTGAGCGCTTTGGCGGGGTATGCACCGTGCTTTGGCACAACGAGAATTTTGCCCCCCAGAATCAAAAAAACGGGCCTCGGCAGTTCCAAGAACTAGTACACTACCTTCGCAGCCGCAACACAGCATTCGTAAATGGCGCGGATATTCTAGCCCATCTGAATTCTCCTACGGCGTCAGCATCAGCCTGACAATTAACTAAAAATCAACTAATTAGTAAACAGCACACTTGGGCATCGTTCAGCGGCAGGGACTGCGCAACACCATTATTGCCTACATCGGGTTAGGCCTCGGCTTTGTAAATACTGTGCTGGTGCTGCCCAACCTGCTGGCCGCCGACCAGATTGGGTTGACTCGGGTGCTGGTGTCAGTAGCGACCATTTACGCGCAGCTGGCGGCCTTTGGGTTTGCCAGCACCGGCATTCGCTTTTTCCCTTATTTCCGCGATAAAGCCACTGGCCACCAAGGGTTTCTGCCGATGCTGCTGGGCGTTCCGCTGCTGGGCTTTGCCGTCATGACCATCATCTACGTACTGGGCAAACCCTTTCTGTTGGCTCAATATGAGCGTGACGCGGCGCTGCTCAATCCGTATTACTTCTGGGGGCAATTCTGGCCCTGTTTACGCTGTTTTATTCCTTGCAGGATGCGTACCTGAAGGCGCTCTATCAAACGGCTTTTTCATCCTTTGTGCAGGATATTCTGCTGCGCGTGCTCACGGTGGTAGCGGCGCTTTTATTCTCGTTGGGATATCTAACCTTTCATCAATTTGTGCTGGCTTTTATTGGCAGCTATGGATTCGCTACGCTGCTGCTGGCGCTCTATGTGATGTACTTGGGTGAGTGGCACTTGCGGCCTTCCAAGGCAGCATTGGGGGTAGTGCCCGTGCGGGAAGTGCTCAGCTTCAGCGGGTTCGTGATTCTGTCCAGCTTGTCGGGCACCATCATCGGCTCCATCGATTCGCTGATGGTAGGTTCTAGTATAAGTTTGGCGGCTACGGGCGTGTATACCACTGCGTTTTTTATTAGCACTGCGCTTACTATTCCGGCTCGCTCGCTGAATAAGATTGCTTTTCCGCTGCTGGCGGAGTACTGGAAAGCGCAGGATATGCCGCGCATGGCCGACTTTTACCGCCGCACTACGCGGCTCAACACGGTGGTGGGGTGTTGGCTGGCGCTGGGCATTGGCTTGAATCTGGACTTCATTTACTCGCTAATGCGGCCCGAATTTGCGGCTGGCGCCACGTCCGTGTTGCTGCTGCTGGCCGGACGCCTTTTCGATAGCATAACGGGTGTCAACGGCTTGATACTGGTCACCTCCCCCCGCTACCGCTTCGATTTGGTGTTCAATGTGTCGCTGGCGGTAGCTACGGTGCTGCTCAATCTGCTCCTGATTCCGTTGTACGGCCTCACCGGCGCAGCTCTTGCTACCCTCCTGGCCATGACTGGCATCAACGTGGCGCGCACCTGGTTTGTGTGGCGCGCCTACGGCTTGCAGCCCTTCGATTTTCGGATTCCGCTGGTTTTAGCAGTTGCTGCCGCTGCTGGTTTAGCAGCATGGCTGGTGCCAATTACTCACTCGGTTTTCGTCACGATGCTCGTTCGCTCTACAATGCTTACAAGCGTATATGGGGGGCTTTTGTTGCTGACGCGGGCTGTACCAGAGGTTAGTAACCTGTGGCAGCAGGTGCGCCGACGGGCCCATTTTTAAAGCTCTAGGCTGTCTATCGACGCATCTCTCATAGCAACGCTCTGCTGCGTGGCCCGCCAGATAAGCCAGGTTCCGCCAGCGAAAATGACGGCCGCTATGACTATCATTAGAAGTAGTGTCGAGCCACCGGGTAATAGGGCGATTGGGTCTTCTACATTCTGCCACTTCGGATTTTGCAAAGCCTTCCAAGCCACGGCATTGTTCAGAAAATGCACCACGATGCACGCCGCCAATGAGTGCGTGCGGTAGTACAGCCAACCCAAAAAGAGCCCTAACAGAAACGCCGATACAACCTGAGCCGGATTCAAGTGGATAATCCCGAATAATAAACTGGACTGTACTATGGCTTTGCGGGGACTGTAGTTTTTGAGTAGCCCCGGCAGAAGCAAGCCCCGAAAGAGTAGCTCTTCTAGAATGGGAGCCGAGATGCAAATAACAAAAAACGATAGCCCAGGAAATGCATTTAGCTTCTGCATAGAATCGCTCATCCAGTTGGGCAGATGCAGGAACA
The window above is part of the Hymenobacter radiodurans genome. Proteins encoded here:
- a CDS encoding lipopolysaccharide biosynthesis protein — translated: MQDAYLKALYQTAFSSFVQDILLRVLTVVAALLFSLGYLTFHQFVLAFIGSYGFATLLLALYVMYLGEWHLRPSKAALGVVPVREVLSFSGFVILSSLSGTIIGSIDSLMVGSSISLAATGVYTTAFFISTALTIPARSLNKIAFPLLAEYWKAQDMPRMADFYRRTTRLNTVVGCWLALGIGLNLDFIYSLMRPEFAAGATSVLLLLAGRLFDSITGVNGLILVTSPRYRFDLVFNVSLAVATVLLNLLLIPLYGLTGAALATLLAMTGINVARTWFVWRAYGLQPFDFRIPLVLAVAAAAGLAAWLVPITHSVFVTMLVRSTMLTSVYGGLLLLTRAVPEVSNLWQQVRRRAHF
- a CDS encoding CPBP family intramembrane glutamic endopeptidase gives rise to the protein MIETLPESEIQASINQPAAYPTVKESWGALGWFMLLALVLGFLSIPFLRFTTHAQSIIVTVVASDLAKALIIVFLLWKIPAVRRQPIRLLASREIPLVYLLLPLLVFAQMALRTLVVFLHLPNWMSDSMQKLNAFPGLSFFVICISAPILEELLFRGLLLPGLLKNYSPRKAIVQSSLLFGIIHLNPAQVVSAFLLGLFLGWLYYRTHSLAACIVVHFLNNAVAWKALQNPKWQNVEDPIALLPGGSTLLLMIVIAAVIFAGGTWLIWRATQQSVAMRDASIDSLEL
- a CDS encoding DUF7033 domain-containing protein, giving the protein MQPQLEIADQADGFFQRQQPFPPAPTWREWQGKRIAFFFDTKPEHPLLELLPGGRAIIHADIISAAFYLLSGWQEYFSEERDQHGRFPYAISVQQQYGFVAVPVVNYYFDVLRTAVEYITGQRLQLRGWGSNQAPFATFITHDIDNCLSAWKSEGKAALHKGQLALFGRLLWRRLRGQDDWNNLEEVQAETERWGAKSTFFFLGNPDRAANGIRNADYDLTTPHFQKRIQRLAQNGAEIAVHGSLGTSQNAPQLRQEKEKLPVAALGNRFHYLSWEPRQSPHTVAAAGFAYDSTLGFAEHYGFRHSYCLPFYPFNFEVGKAFEFLEIPLHVMDATLHHPNYLQLAPHEILPALVPMFQEIERFGGVCTVLWHNENFAPQNQKNGPRQFQELVHYLRSRNTAFVNGADILAHLNSPTASASA
- a CDS encoding LamG-like jellyroll fold domain-containing protein, translating into MEAWVRTTSSGYQWVAGKYSNSLVEEKGFHLYTNNGAAYFNGRTSVGLYMSSGASRTRVDDGRWHHLAGVCNINSWQIYVDGVLENSATYPFSRADLTTSSALAIGEYIVQAENLFLGDIDEIRVWRTALTEDQIRTNMCRKISPVPAELVAYYNFDQTSGTIAVDKGSVPVNGTLSNFTGAALWQPSGAAIGDASTFAYGTDLRTTRLRIKATNGDSAIVNNIRTQTDGVQLYVVNQEPSIKPAAGTSAAVYFGVFSRGLTGAYDFRLRPVGGLGCSGLSVRPANDGIWSTLTTTTSTSTSVLATQQTYRAEYMQTGIVLNVPVVAISGDSVICLNSNTQLTAAAAGAQSYRWSNGATTPTISVSQPGIYTVTATFAAGCTTTRSRQVALRASSPVPAFALGPDTTVCEGTPLLLRAPVGNAYSYLWSDGSTGSTLLARQGGTYSVTVRSGCNTQTASRTLTAQLCVPNIITPNKDGRNDAFVVASYTVGEWSLAIYNRWGKEVYQTERYLNDWGTSAAPGVYYYMLRRSSTNSAIKGWLEVVR
- a CDS encoding polysaccharide biosynthesis protein; its protein translation is MGIVQRQGLRNTIIAYIGLGLGFVNTVLVLPNLLAADQIGLTRVLVSVATIYAQLAAFGFASTGIRFFPYFRDKATGHQGFLPMLLGVPLLGFAVMTIIYVLGKPFLLAQYERDAALLNPYYFWGQFWPCLRCFIPCRMRT